The proteins below are encoded in one region of Glandiceps talaboti chromosome 17, keGlaTala1.1, whole genome shotgun sequence:
- the LOC144448040 gene encoding uncharacterized protein LOC144448040, whose amino-acid sequence MHCESIFVETVIDNKAIIVGVNYRKPNTPHLEFLHSLESCLDQLSASGKSCIILGDVNIDTSTDSAPAIQYNTLLNSYNFYQIINTATRITDNTSTIIDHCLTNITNYFINCGTLQSDITDHYPIFCIINHLKHILKPANSAQILNFKNYNPDAFLSDLNATSWQPVYDCTDPNIAYEAFYNIFYNIVSNHVHTKTARHSNSIRKPWLSNGILKSVRTKHRLFTKMKNNPHNVNYKLKYKKYRNILTKLLKSVKKRYYFNKFRWAQGNINKTWQVINEVLNKSTNKLYPRKLISTTPNNDPLTESSDIANEFNDFFTSIGPSLASNITSATKFTQYLDGNYLNSFFFHPVSEQDVLNEIKTLDPRKAVGYDNIHPRLVTHAAHIIARPLAHIINCSLSQGIVPNSLKIAKIMPIYKKGAADNVSNYRPISILPTFSKIIESLVNKQFINYLETKHILLDTQFGFRKKYNTKLALADLVSDISEQLDNGFITFGIFIDLKKAFDTINHDILIHKLEHYGIRGIPLHWFKNYLTNRQQYVTIDNVSSPYKHIQCGVPQGSILGPILFLIYINDIANSTNSFQFRLFADDTNLFKSIEGNEINLTHINVDFQKVCDWCGANKLTVNVEKTTYMVIKTPRKPVNIEGSFGIDGNELNNVSSTTYLGVSLDINFNWKSHIQKVVKSIAPKIGLISLLRHFIPKSILLLLYPAIRFLYDVSGFQSTYIHRGWGDACAYQRGLFIWMRQMVQRRLQMPPIYK is encoded by the exons ATGCACTGTGAATCGATCTTTGTAGAAACTGTCATTGATAACAAAGCAATCATAGTAGGTGTCAATTACAGAAAACCCAACACACCACATCTTGAATTCCTCCATAGTCTTGAATCGTGTCTTGACCAGCTGTCTGCTTCAGGTAAATCCTGCATAATTCTTGGTGATGTGAACATTGATACTTCCACTGACAGCGCACCTGCTATCCAGTACAATACTCTTCTAAATTCCTATAATTTCTACCAGATCATCAATACCGCTACCCGTATCACCGACAACACCAGTACAATCATTGATCACTGCCTTACAAATATCACTAACTATTTTATCAACTGTGGTACACTTCAGTCCGACATCACAGATCACTATCCCATCTTTTGTATTATCAACCACCTCAAACATATACTGAAACCAGCAAACTCAGCCCAAATACTTAACTTTAAAAATTATAACCCTGATGCTTTCTTATCTGACTTGAATGCTACATCTTGGCAACCTGTCTATGACTGCACAGACCCAAATATTGCCTACGAAGCCTTTTACAACATATTTTATAACATCGTATCAAATCACGTTCATACCAAAACCGCCCGCCATTCCAATAGTATCCGCAAACCCTGGCTCTCAAACGGCATACTTAAATCAGTACGTACAAAACATAGGTTgttcacaaaaatgaaaaacaatccCCACAATGTTAATTATAAACTTaagtacaaaaaatatagaaatattctaACAAAACTCCTCAAGTCGGTAAAGAAACGTTATTACTTCAATAAATTTCGATGGGCCCAAGGTAATATTAACAAGACGTGGCAGGTGATCAACGAAGTACTGAACAAATCGACTAACAAACTCTACCCACGCAAACTGATCTCAACGACGCCCAACAATGATCCTCTGACAGAAAGTTCTGATATAGCGAACGAATTTAACGACTTTTTCACAAGCATTGGTCCAAGCCTTGCATCAAATATTACTTCAGCCACCAAATTCACACAATATCTCGACGGTAACTATCTCAACTCTTTCTTCTTCCACCCTGTTTCTGAACAAGATGttttaaatgaaatcaaaactttAGATCCACGTAAAGCTGTTGGATACGACAATATTCACCCAAGACTTGTCACACATGCTGCACATATCATCGCTCGTCCTCTTGCACACATCATCAATTGTTCACTGAGCCAAGGAATAGTCCCAAATTCTTTAAAAATAGCCAAAATAATGCCAATTTATAAAAAAGGTGCAGCTGACAACGTCAGCAACTATAGACCAATTTCAATTCTCCCTACATTTAGTAAAATTATAGAGTCACTTGTAAATAAACAGTTTATCAATTATCTTGAAACTAAACATATTCTTTTAGATACACAATTTGGATTCcgaaaaaaatataacacaaaattGGCCCTTGCAGACCTGGTCTCTGATATTAGTGAACAACTAGACAATGGATTCATCACCTTCGGCATTTTCATTGACCTAAAGAAAGCATTTGATACCATAAACCACgacattttaattcataaattagAACATTATGGCATAAGAGGCATTCCACTACATTGGTTTAAAAACTACCTCACAAACCGACAGCAATACGTTACCATTGACAATGTTTCATCCCCCTATAAACACATTCAATGTGGCGTCCCACAAGGATCGATTCTTGGCCCCATTCTTTTCTTAATATATATCAACGACATAGCAAATTCTACCAACTCATTCCAGTTTCGACTTTTCGCAGATGACACTAACTTATTCAAATCTATCGAAGGAAACGAAATTAATCTTACCCACATAAATGTAGATTTTCAGAAGGTGTGTGACTGGTGTGGAGCGAACAAACTAACGGTCAATGTTGAAAAAACCACTTACATGGTCATCAAAACACCCCGTAAACCTGTGAACATAGAGGGTAGTTTTGGAATAGATGGAAATGAATTGAACAACGTCTCCTCGACAACGTATCTTGGAGTTTCTCTTGACATCAATTTTAACTGGAAGTCCCACATCCAAAAAGTTGTCAAATCTATTGCCCCAAAGATCGGACTTATCTCACTACTCCGACACTTTATTCCGAAATCTATTCTTCTGTTATT GTATCCAGCTATCAGATTTCTATATGACGTATCGGGCTTTCAAagcacatatatacacagaggATGGGGTGATGCGTGTGCATACCAAAGAGGATTGTTTATATGGATGCGTCAGATGGTTCAAAGACGACTGCAGATGCCTCCAATATATAAGTAA